In the Maribacter sp. MJ134 genome, one interval contains:
- a CDS encoding helix-turn-helix domain-containing protein, which translates to MTRDFIHINDFVILVEEANETKIEVDTCYFDEPIVAVAFYGSGNVDLAVKYGEKRKDFHYTKGLSFAFYADEKVEFEHTVSPEKSLKCIVVATKMSKLEELPNQEGELFSDLLNELVNPKDHYVEGPSFFMTPEMKHIVDAFFSNTYSGKTKMMFFRSQITALLSHFFGQLALKQEEASKPLHREQLNKAKDILLENLENPPSLSELSKAIGFNTTRLKKEFKAIFGVPVFKYLQNERLTSAHKLISENEATVQEAAWQVGYDSLSSFSNAFAKKFGYRPSQIK; encoded by the coding sequence ATGACCCGCGATTTTATCCATATCAATGACTTTGTAATTTTAGTTGAAGAAGCAAATGAAACTAAGATAGAAGTAGATACGTGTTATTTTGATGAGCCCATTGTAGCTGTGGCTTTTTACGGTTCTGGCAATGTAGATTTAGCGGTTAAATACGGTGAAAAACGAAAAGACTTTCATTACACCAAAGGACTTTCCTTTGCTTTTTATGCAGATGAAAAAGTAGAGTTTGAACATACCGTTAGCCCAGAAAAGAGCCTTAAATGTATCGTTGTGGCTACGAAGATGAGTAAACTTGAAGAACTCCCGAATCAAGAAGGCGAGTTGTTCTCTGACTTGCTGAATGAATTAGTCAATCCTAAAGACCATTACGTAGAAGGGCCAAGTTTTTTTATGACGCCAGAGATGAAACACATCGTGGACGCTTTTTTCTCAAACACCTATTCAGGAAAAACAAAAATGATGTTTTTTAGAAGTCAGATTACCGCATTATTATCTCATTTCTTTGGTCAACTAGCATTAAAACAAGAAGAAGCTTCGAAGCCACTACATAGAGAGCAATTGAATAAGGCAAAAGATATTCTTCTGGAAAATTTGGAAAACCCACCTTCACTTTCAGAGCTTTCAAAGGCGATTGGTTTTAATACTACCCGACTTAAAAAAGAATTTAAAGCTATTTTCGGTGTACCTGTCTTTAAATATCTCCAAAATGAAAGGCTTACTTCTGCACATAAACTCATAAGTGAAAATGAAGCCACAGTGCAGGAAGCCGCTTGGCAGGTGGGTTACGATAGTCTTAGTTCATTTTCTAACGCTTTCGCGAAAAAGTTTGGCTATCGCCCAAGCCAGATTAAATAA
- a CDS encoding NADPH-dependent FMN reductase yields MKKIITIAGSNSQKSINKMLIAYTTTLLKDVEILTIDLNDYILPIYGEDFEAENGIPTAVKRLNEIINSADGFIISLAEHNGSYAAVFKNTIDWLSRLDMKIWKEKPMLLMATSPGGRGGATVLQTANTSFPFLGARIIDTYSLPSFYDKFKDGGIVEEHYRKELADKAVAFSKELD; encoded by the coding sequence ATGAAAAAAATAATCACAATTGCAGGAAGTAATAGCCAAAAATCTATCAACAAAATGCTTATAGCATATACGACGACGCTTTTAAAGGATGTAGAAATCTTGACCATTGATTTAAATGATTATATACTTCCCATCTATGGAGAAGACTTTGAAGCAGAGAATGGTATTCCAACCGCTGTGAAAAGATTGAACGAAATCATTAATTCAGCGGATGGTTTTATCATCTCTTTAGCAGAGCATAATGGCTCTTATGCAGCAGTATTTAAAAACACCATAGACTGGTTATCACGTTTAGATATGAAAATTTGGAAAGAAAAACCTATGCTGCTTATGGCAACTTCACCCGGAGGAAGAGGTGGTGCAACTGTACTACAAACAGCAAATACTTCTTTTCCATTTCTGGGAGCACGAATCATAGATACATATTCGTTGCCATCTTTTTATGACAAATTTAAGGATGGTGGAATTGTAGAAGAGCACTATAGAAAAGAGCTGGCAGATAAAGCAGTGGCATTTTCTAAAGAATTGGACTAA
- a CDS encoding DUF1772 domain-containing protein, with translation MEINFKIIILILGILFTGLTAGLCFTWSNAVTPGIGRLDDLGFLQSFQAMNRAIINRSFLITFFGPVILLFINAYLHRNAHPTTFWSFMLAAILFLIGIGLITVFKNVPLNELLDKTVLENLSAIELKELRTKFEQPWNRWHIQRTIASFTSFSLLLIGLIYSK, from the coding sequence ATGGAAATCAACTTTAAAATCATCATATTGATACTAGGCATCTTATTTACTGGACTCACCGCAGGCTTATGTTTTACCTGGTCTAACGCAGTAACTCCAGGAATCGGCAGACTGGATGATTTAGGTTTCTTACAGTCATTTCAAGCAATGAACCGCGCCATCATTAACCGCAGTTTTCTCATCACTTTTTTTGGACCTGTGATACTGCTATTCATTAATGCCTATCTGCATCGCAATGCACATCCAACGACATTTTGGTCATTTATGCTCGCGGCAATTCTATTCCTTATCGGAATAGGGTTGATAACGGTTTTCAAAAATGTACCGCTTAACGAACTGTTAGATAAAACGGTTCTTGAAAACCTTTCGGCTATTGAGCTTAAGGAACTACGAACCAAATTTGAGCAGCCTTGGAATCGTTGGCATATTCAACGTACTATAGCCTCATTCACATCATTCTCATTACTATTAATAGGCTTGATATATTCAAAATGA
- a CDS encoding DUF5367 family protein: MKLTRAISIGILIWIIGVSLYASSFYVPLLEDAEQQANIWLSIVIVPVVWYGAKLYYRNNINTHGLRVGLIFFIISAVLDALITVPFTVLPYGGTYSDFFIDFGFWFIGLEFITTTTLYWYLKVLKKKSIQHI, from the coding sequence ATGAAACTAACAAGAGCAATTAGCATTGGAATACTTATTTGGATAATAGGGGTAAGTTTATATGCGTCATCCTTTTATGTACCACTTTTAGAAGATGCAGAACAGCAAGCGAATATTTGGTTGTCTATAGTCATAGTCCCCGTGGTTTGGTATGGAGCAAAACTCTATTACCGAAATAATATTAATACTCACGGATTGAGAGTAGGACTGATTTTCTTCATCATATCTGCAGTTTTAGATGCACTCATCACGGTGCCATTTACAGTTCTGCCTTATGGCGGCACATATTCTGACTTCTTTATCGATTTTGGGTTTTGGTTTATTGGACTAGAGTTCATTACAACGACAACTCTGTATTGGTACCTCAAAGTATTAAAAAAAAAGAGTATTCAACACATATAG
- a CDS encoding NAD(P)-dependent oxidoreductase — MTTLVVGASGATGQHLVSQLLKQGQHVRAIVRNAEKLPVSLRNENRLTIIEASILDLTAAEMVEYVADCDAVASCLGHNLTFKGIYGQPRKLVTDATRRLCNAIIVNTPTKAVKYILMNTSGNRNRDLEEPISFTHKCVIGLLRLLLPPHVDNEKAADYLRTHIGQNNQFVKWCAVRPDGLIDEDEVTAYEIHPSPIRSAIFNAGKVSRINVAHFMAALIVDDDTWIKWKGQMPVIYNETSMIVKQAKYR; from the coding sequence ATGACAACATTAGTAGTAGGGGCAAGTGGAGCAACGGGACAACATCTAGTATCGCAACTTCTTAAACAAGGTCAACATGTTAGGGCTATTGTACGGAACGCCGAAAAGTTACCGGTATCCCTTAGAAACGAAAACCGTTTGACAATCATCGAAGCTAGTATTTTGGATCTTACCGCTGCCGAAATGGTCGAATATGTAGCTGACTGTGATGCTGTAGCCTCGTGTCTTGGTCATAACTTGACCTTTAAGGGCATATATGGCCAACCAAGAAAACTTGTCACAGATGCCACACGCCGACTTTGCAACGCAATAATAGTGAATACTCCAACCAAGGCGGTAAAATATATCCTTATGAATACTTCGGGAAACCGGAACCGCGATTTGGAAGAACCCATTTCGTTTACCCATAAATGCGTAATAGGACTTCTTCGCCTGTTATTGCCACCTCATGTGGATAATGAAAAAGCTGCGGATTACTTACGAACCCATATTGGTCAGAACAACCAATTTGTAAAGTGGTGTGCCGTACGTCCCGACGGTTTAATTGACGAGGACGAAGTGACCGCATATGAAATACATCCTTCACCAATTCGAAGTGCGATTTTCAATGCAGGGAAAGTCAGTAGAATCAACGTCGCACATTTCATGGCAGCTTTGATCGTAGACGATGATACATGGATTAAGTGGAAGGGACAAATGCCGGTCATTTATAATGAAACATCAATGATAGTGAAACAAGCAAAGTACCGCTAA
- a CDS encoding DoxX family protein yields MKNLFKKLITTHPNLGFSIARLTLGLVIFPHGAQKLLGLFGGYGYQGTMESLTTQMGLPSIVAFSVIMIEFFGSISLVLGIFSRFWALSLVGMFTGIIITTQLEHGFFMNWYGNQAGEGYEYSLLIIGLALSVLLNGSGKWSIDSIISKNK; encoded by the coding sequence ATGAAAAATCTATTCAAAAAATTAATTACGACACACCCTAATTTGGGATTTAGTATTGCACGTTTAACGCTAGGATTAGTCATATTTCCGCACGGCGCGCAAAAGTTATTAGGACTCTTCGGTGGATATGGCTATCAAGGTACGATGGAGTCATTGACTACCCAAATGGGTTTGCCAAGTATTGTAGCCTTCTCAGTTATAATGATTGAGTTTTTTGGTTCCATTTCATTGGTTCTTGGAATCTTCTCTAGGTTTTGGGCATTATCCCTTGTAGGTATGTTTACAGGCATCATAATTACTACGCAGCTAGAACACGGCTTTTTTATGAACTGGTATGGTAACCAAGCAGGTGAAGGTTACGAATATTCTCTTTTAATAATTGGTCTTGCATTGAGTGTGTTATTAAATGGAAGCGGAAAATGGTCAATTGATTCTATAATCTCAAAAAATAAATAA
- a CDS encoding serine hydrolase domain-containing protein: MKRFLKYTGLAIVLMVVHTLVVFLGTDNGWWYTPFTKERVPETFIASVQKELHNEFVGNMALGVFKNGQLEAESFHSNDKLVDRNTVFQVASLSKFVSAIGVMKLVQDGKLDLDVPIDQYLTRWHLPKSGFDNSKVTVRRLLSHTAGLTDGLGYAGFESLKDLQSLESSLTKATDADPGSDVRTVVGIEPGIEWRYSGGGFTLLQLIVEEVSGQSFDVYMKTEIFEQLQMTSSFYEWDERFRECVADFYNSDGSKARHRYYTAQAASALYTTLADLEKLFYSLKEDERKQKPLSVQFQKMMWQAQAETLGTPIYGLGTFLYAELENNSFIIGHDGKNNPPLNTAFRYNPLTKDGIILLTTGSTDFATRIASDWVYIHTGKVDALLFKRQLGKMIQTIIIGLVVILVLVISIAFIRKKLKNNDIVSTHQA, from the coding sequence ATGAAACGATTTTTAAAATATACAGGACTTGCAATTGTATTAATGGTAGTCCACACTTTAGTAGTTTTCCTTGGCACGGATAACGGGTGGTGGTATACACCGTTTACAAAAGAGAGAGTACCTGAAACATTTATTGCCTCGGTGCAAAAAGAGCTTCATAACGAGTTTGTGGGTAATATGGCTTTGGGAGTTTTCAAAAATGGACAACTCGAAGCAGAGTCTTTTCATTCTAATGATAAACTTGTAGATAGAAATACTGTTTTCCAAGTAGCATCACTATCTAAGTTTGTTTCTGCCATTGGCGTGATGAAACTTGTTCAGGATGGGAAGCTAGATTTAGATGTTCCAATAGACCAATACCTGACCAGATGGCACTTGCCAAAAAGTGGCTTTGACAATTCAAAAGTAACAGTAAGGCGATTGCTAAGTCACACGGCAGGTTTAACAGATGGATTGGGTTATGCAGGTTTTGAATCTCTAAAAGATTTGCAATCATTAGAATCATCATTAACAAAAGCTACAGATGCAGACCCAGGTAGCGATGTTAGAACGGTCGTTGGTATCGAGCCAGGAATTGAGTGGCGATACTCAGGTGGTGGTTTCACCCTTTTGCAACTTATTGTTGAAGAAGTAAGTGGGCAATCTTTCGATGTCTATATGAAAACTGAAATTTTTGAGCAATTACAAATGACATCGTCCTTTTATGAATGGGATGAACGCTTTCGCGAATGCGTAGCAGATTTCTACAATTCAGATGGTTCAAAAGCAAGACATCGCTATTATACAGCGCAGGCAGCAAGTGCGCTTTATACCACTTTGGCAGACTTAGAAAAACTCTTTTATTCTTTGAAAGAAGATGAGCGCAAACAAAAACCGTTGTCAGTACAATTTCAAAAAATGATGTGGCAAGCCCAAGCAGAAACTCTTGGAACACCCATCTATGGATTAGGCACTTTCTTGTATGCCGAACTAGAAAACAATTCTTTCATCATTGGTCACGATGGCAAAAACAATCCACCACTTAACACCGCTTTTCGATACAATCCTTTAACAAAAGATGGAATTATTCTTTTAACTACTGGAAGCACTGATTTTGCCACAAGAATAGCGAGCGATTGGGTTTACATCCACACTGGTAAAGTAGATGCACTTCTCTTTAAAAGGCAACTGGGGAAGATGATTCAAACAATAATTATTGGCTTGGTAGTCATATTGGTTTTGGTCATATCTATCGCTTTCATTCGTAAAAAACTAAAAAATAATGATATCGTATCCACTCATCAAGCCTAA
- a CDS encoding CPBP family intramembrane glutamic endopeptidase, whose translation MKKSKLPTYPSIGQSFAITGIIIIAMMIVSVVIPALNKVVGNETAALLFQILAMGIPFLIVFRIKKRKSSGKAFNLTVKNKRIIPFLIVGGIVLLLGVVGPISALISVPESMELAFAKAASQTGLSTFMLMVIAAPVLEELIFRGIILDGLLHRYSPRISILISSLLFAIVHLNPWQFVAGLIMGAFLGWVYYRSKSMLAAIIIHASANFSVYFLRFFNDSSMIDKNYIESVGGLTNFILILLSSILVVNICIYFLKREFRNKLQTNSDSIIVPSKT comes from the coding sequence ATGAAAAAATCAAAACTACCAACGTACCCGAGCATAGGGCAAAGTTTTGCGATTACAGGAATCATCATTATTGCAATGATGATAGTAAGCGTTGTTATTCCTGCCCTTAATAAAGTTGTGGGTAATGAGACTGCTGCACTACTTTTTCAAATTTTGGCAATGGGAATTCCATTTTTGATAGTTTTTAGAATCAAAAAAAGAAAGTCTTCTGGAAAAGCATTTAACCTAACAGTAAAAAACAAAAGAATAATACCATTTTTAATAGTCGGCGGGATAGTACTATTATTAGGCGTGGTAGGGCCAATTTCTGCTTTAATATCAGTTCCAGAAAGTATGGAACTAGCATTTGCCAAAGCGGCAAGTCAAACCGGACTTTCAACTTTTATGTTAATGGTCATTGCTGCACCTGTTCTGGAAGAATTGATTTTTAGAGGAATAATTCTAGACGGTCTGTTGCATAGGTACTCGCCTAGAATATCCATCTTAATTTCTAGTCTATTGTTTGCTATAGTTCATTTAAATCCGTGGCAATTTGTAGCGGGACTCATTATGGGTGCGTTTCTTGGATGGGTGTACTACAGAAGTAAGAGTATGTTGGCGGCTATAATAATTCACGCTTCGGCCAATTTTAGTGTGTACTTTCTAAGGTTTTTCAATGATTCATCAATGATAGACAAGAATTACATTGAAAGCGTAGGTGGCTTGACCAACTTTATACTAATACTTTTAAGCTCAATTTTAGTTGTTAACATCTGTATCTATTTCTTGAAAAGAGAATTTAGAAATAAGCTTCAGACTAATTCAGATTCCATAATAGTACCTTCTAAAACATAG
- a CDS encoding NmrA family NAD(P)-binding protein — translation MKTENIVVIGGTGKTGSRVVKNLQEAGYNVRVVGHKTNPALHWENPKTYDAVLEGMDRAYIVYYPDLAVPGSREAITTLTKKAIAAGLKKVVLLSGKGETEAEACEQIVANSGLDYTLVRASWFNQNFSEGAFIDFVLDGVVALPMPEARIPFVDANDIADVVSKVLVDDSYNGQTITVTGPKMRTFEEVVGIMANASNRELQYVPISIEEFKDGMRKAGLPDSYVWLFGYLFKEVLGNPDNQEISNDVEKVLGRKAIDFTEYAEQVAATGAWNPVTTA, via the coding sequence ATGAAAACTGAAAACATCGTAGTAATCGGAGGAACTGGAAAAACTGGTAGCCGAGTAGTAAAAAATTTACAAGAAGCTGGATACAACGTTCGCGTTGTGGGTCACAAAACGAATCCCGCTTTGCATTGGGAAAATCCAAAAACTTATGACGCTGTATTAGAGGGTATGGATAGAGCTTATATTGTGTATTATCCAGATTTAGCAGTACCTGGCTCAAGAGAAGCGATAACCACCTTAACAAAAAAAGCTATAGCTGCTGGTTTGAAAAAAGTAGTATTACTTTCTGGCAAGGGCGAAACAGAGGCGGAAGCTTGTGAACAGATTGTTGCCAATTCTGGCTTGGACTACACCTTGGTTCGAGCATCTTGGTTCAACCAAAATTTTAGCGAAGGTGCTTTTATAGACTTTGTTTTAGATGGTGTTGTAGCACTACCTATGCCAGAAGCTAGAATACCTTTTGTAGATGCCAATGATATCGCAGATGTAGTTTCTAAGGTATTAGTAGATGACTCTTACAACGGACAAACGATAACGGTTACAGGTCCAAAAATGAGAACTTTTGAAGAAGTTGTCGGCATTATGGCAAATGCTAGCAACAGAGAGCTACAGTATGTACCTATTTCTATTGAAGAATTCAAGGACGGAATGCGAAAAGCTGGATTACCTGATTCTTATGTTTGGCTCTTTGGTTACCTATTCAAAGAAGTTTTAGGAAATCCAGATAACCAAGAGATTTCTAATGACGTTGAAAAAGTATTAGGTAGAAAAGCTATTGACTTTACCGAGTATGCTGAACAAGTAGCAGCAACTGGGGCTTGGAATCCTGTAACAACCGCATAA